In Miscanthus floridulus cultivar M001 chromosome 8, ASM1932011v1, whole genome shotgun sequence, the sequence GCTCCACCTCACTGCTCTGTGCTGCTGCCGGGCTCCAGCGCCATGGCCGCGGCCACGCTGCTCCCGGGGCCAGCCACCGCCGCCTCGCCGCGTCTCGGCACCGCGGCTTCCGCCCCATCCGCGTCCCACGGGAGGCGTCGTCTCACCTTCATCTTCAGGTACGCGCGCGTACGGGCCCTCACCCACCTCCTCGCTCGCTCCCGCCGCCGGTGGCCACGGTCAACGCGTGgccgcccgccaggtgctcgacCTGTTTCCCGCACTGTTCCACCACGGGAACAATGGGCTGTTATCGGCTCCAGCCTGCAGTTGGGGGGTGCCGCCTGCTGAATTCGCACGAATTACTGTTGGTACCTGACAGAACAATCACTACTAGTCTGAGTGGCTGATCGATCGGCCCGTGGCAATTGGGCGTTGGTGCAGGTGCCAGTCGACCAGCGTCGACAAGCAGCAGCAGCCTCCGCCGCCTAAGCCGAAGCAGCGGAACCTGCTCGACAACGCCAGCAACCTGCTCACCAACTTCCTCAGCGGCGGCAACCTCGGGGCCATGCCCGTCGCCGAGGGCGCCGTCACTGACCTCTTCGGCaagcccctcttcttctcgctctatgATTGGTTCCTTGAGGTGAATGCGCAGCCCCTTCCTGTACCCCCGCGTCTCGTGCATTATCATCGTTTCGTTTCTTTAATATAACTCTGTTCTCCACTTAGTTTACCAGTTACCACATAGGAAAATTCGACTTAGAAACTATGAGGACATATCCTGCAACACTGACATGTTATGATGTCTTAAATTCGCAGCATGGCTCTGTCTACAAGCTTGCTTTTGGACCCAAATCGTTCGTTGTGGTTTCTGACCCTATTGTTGCTAGACGCATCCTCCGGGAGAACGCTTTCTGTTATGATAAGGTTTGCTGTCTAGCATGTACCATACTAGTGTCAGATATGGATTGTTGAAAACTCGTTAAAAAAAGGATTGTTGAAAACTATGGAATATACAAGGATTTGGACCATGATCACCTTACACCCATGATGGCTGGAAGCTTATTTATAGCATGATTGCTTCACTACAGCTGCATTCTGCATATATTATTACTTGTCGTGGAGAGCTGACTTTGCTAATGAATAATAATTGGTGTAGTTTGGCGGGTTTCTTTCTTACATGGTATTTCTTACTTGAAATCAGGGAGTTCTCGCTGAAATTTTAAAACCCATAATGGGGAAGGGTCTTATACCTGCTGACCTTGATACCTGGAAGCAAAGGAGAAAAGGTTAGAAAGGTTGGATATTCAATCATATTTTCTGTGTTTTCTAGTTTGGACTGACTACAATACTGCAGATTGCTCTGCATTAATCTATGGGCATAGCCCATACTGTTAGTCAAAAGTAGCAGGTTGATCATTGGCCTGAGCTTCAAATCCAGTCCTTTCTAGTTTTGTGTTTCCTATCTTGAAAGTTTTTCTAGCTCAATTGTGTATTTGTGTATTCTGAAAACGACATCTCTAGGCATGCAAAATGATCCTAGTGCTTCTTTCAATTCTGAATTTATTAGCTTGCTTTTTGCCTTGAGGGATGAAACATAGGCCATTTTTCTGTCTTTAAGTGCGATATTTAACAGTTACTGCTGTTTGACGAGGGAATCAATCAACATAATCGAATTGTTTTAGAGATCATTTGAACTTCATGTATGCATTTCACACAATATTTTACTAATGGCACACCTTATCCTATCCTTGTGTTCTGCAGTTATAACACCTGGGTTCCATGCCTTATTTATAGAAGCTATGGTGAGAACATTTACGAAATGTTCAGAGAGAACAATATCAAAGCTTGAAGAGCTTACTGAAAGCAAAGGTCGTGAACAAAAATCGACTATAGTGGACCTTGAAGCTGAGTTCTCCAATTTGGCACTCGATATCATTGGCTTGGGTGTGTTCAATTTTGATTTTGACTCGGTTACTAAGGAATCTCCTGTAATCAAGGTTggtattaaaaaaaaaactgaggTTCCCCATtatgggtttttttttttttgtaatcaAGGTTGGTATATCTGTAGTTCTATCTTACAGTTTGTTTACTTGTGTATAGGATGTATTACACATGCTCATATAGAGAATTTGACTAAAAGTAGAATATTCATAATTTGTGACTATCTTGGGTAGATGTGGATTGTGTTTTTCTGCTACTTTTCTCTTCCCTGGTTTGAGGAGCTTCTGTCTCCATTGTGCAGGCAGTGTATGGAACACTTTTCGAAGCTGAGCACCGTTCCACCTTCTACATCCCCTACTGGAATCTTCCTTTGACAAAATGGATTGTTCCAAGGCAGCGCAAGTTCCATAGTGACCTCAAAGTGATCAACAATTGCCTTGATAACCTTATAAAAAATGCAAGGGAGACAAGACAGGTTTGTGCAACTGAAGCTCAGTTCTAAGTTGGTAGCATTTTAAGGAGCTTGCTGTAGTTCTGATGTTGTAAACTTGCTATATAGGAAGCTGATGTGGAAAAGCTCCAGCAAAGGGACTACTCTTCTCTGAAGGTTGACTGCTGTtcctccttcctttgttgactcAATTCATCAGTGTCAATGCTCACCAGTTTACCTTTCTTAATGTCTAGGGATTTTTGGTGAATAGTATCTCATATCTGTGTCATCATGCTTTTAGGATGCCAGCTTGCTGAGGTTCCTTGTTGACATGCGGGGAGCTGATGTTGATGATCGCCAGGTAAATTGCGGAAACCGGGCATATTAGAATTTTATGTTATGCTTTCTGTTTCTTCCTATTTGCAGCAAATTAAGTTGATGAATTTCATGGTTTGTGTTGTGACAGCTTCGAGATGATCTTATGACGATGCTTATTGCTGGACATGAAACAACTGCTGCTGTTCTGACATGGTCTGTTTTTTTGCTAGCCCAGGTACGCAGATGTTATCACAGAATTCTTCAAGTAATTAAATTTTTGCTTGAATATGTATGGTCATACTGTGGTGTCATGCAGAGCCCTACCAAGATGAGAAAAGCTCAGGCAGAGGTTGATTCTGTTCTCAGCAATGGGGCAATTACTGTTGAATCCCTCAAGAAGCTAGAGTATGTCACCTGTACCATTATTTTGAATTCAACTAGCATTGATTCTTATTTTCCATTTCTTGAGGGATAAGTGTATGATGCTTAACAATATCATCGGCTTATTGTTTCATAAAAAATACGATCAGATTATTAACAATAGCATATCCATGGCATACGGCTTGTCTGAAATTACTAACTATATTTATACATCTGAAATGAATTTGCCTTCCTCATGAAACCCTTTTGCATTGCCGTGTAGGTACATAAAACTGATTATTCTTGAAGCCCTTCGCTTGTATCCTCAGCCACCATTGTTAATCAGGCGTTCTCTCCGGCCAGACAAGTTGCCAGGTATCATCTTCTCTGTAATGTCATAAGTTCTTTCCAGAACAATACAAAGGGTGTTTTGTGGTCATTTGAGTGACCATTTAGATTAGTTTGGTTGAAGTC encodes:
- the LOC136471191 gene encoding cytochrome P450 97B2, chloroplastic-like isoform X1; protein product: MAAATLLPGPATAASPRLGTAASAPSASHGRRRLTFIFRCQSTSVDKQQQPPPPKPKQRNLLDNASNLLTNFLSGGNLGAMPVAEGAVTDLFGKPLFFSLYDWFLEHGSVYKLAFGPKSFVVVSDPIVARRILRENAFCYDKGVLAEILKPIMGKGLIPADLDTWKQRRKVITPGFHALFIEAMVRTFTKCSERTISKLEELTESKGREQKSTIVDLEAEFSNLALDIIGLGVFNFDFDSVTKESPVIKAVYGTLFEAEHRSTFYIPYWNLPLTKWIVPRQRKFHSDLKVINNCLDNLIKNARETRQEADVEKLQQRDYSSLKDASLLRFLVDMRGADVDDRQLRDDLMTMLIAGHETTAAVLTWSVFLLAQSPTKMRKAQAEVDSVLSNGAITVESLKKLEYIKLIILEALRLYPQPPLLIRRSLRPDKLPGGYNGAKEGYEIPAGTDIFVSIYNLHRSPYFWDRPNEFEPERFSVPKKDESIEGWSGFDPDRSPGAMYPNEIIADFAFLPFGGGPRKCVGDQFALLESTVALALLLQKFDVELRGSPDEVEMVTGATIHTKNGLWCKLRKRT
- the LOC136471191 gene encoding cytochrome P450 97B2, chloroplastic-like isoform X2, whose product is MAAATLLPGPATAASPRLGTAASAPSASHGRRRLTFIFRCQSTSVDKQQQPPPPKPKQRNLLDNASNLLTNFLSGGNLGAMPVAEGAVTDLFGKPLFFSLYDWFLEGVLAEILKPIMGKGLIPADLDTWKQRRKVITPGFHALFIEAMVRTFTKCSERTISKLEELTESKGREQKSTIVDLEAEFSNLALDIIGLGVFNFDFDSVTKESPVIKAVYGTLFEAEHRSTFYIPYWNLPLTKWIVPRQRKFHSDLKVINNCLDNLIKNARETRQEADVEKLQQRDYSSLKDASLLRFLVDMRGADVDDRQLRDDLMTMLIAGHETTAAVLTWSVFLLAQSPTKMRKAQAEVDSVLSNGAITVESLKKLEYIKLIILEALRLYPQPPLLIRRSLRPDKLPGGYNGAKEGYEIPAGTDIFVSIYNLHRSPYFWDRPNEFEPERFSVPKKDESIEGWSGFDPDRSPGAMYPNEIIADFAFLPFGGGPRKCVGDQFALLESTVALALLLQKFDVELRGSPDEVEMVTGATIHTKNGLWCKLRKRT